The DNA sequence TCGTGGAGCGGGTAGATCTGCAGCAGGTGCGAGTAGTGCCGGTGCGACTTCGCGAACGGCACCCCGGCGCCGATCATGTAGCCGTTCGCGTCGGCCGGGTAGGCCACGAGGTTCGCGAGGACGTCCCGCCACTTCGGCGCGAGCGGGTCCCCGGGTGCGGTCTGCAGGAGCGTCTTGCAGCCCCAGCGGATCAGCGAGAGGTCGTAGTTGCAGTCCGGGGCGTTGACGCCGTACTCGGGCGAGAACGTCGGCGGCAGGTGCAGCTTCCCGTCCGCGCCCGGGGCGAGGAAGTGCAGGTAGTAGTTGATCGCCTTGCGCAGCAACGGGAACAGCGTGCCGCTGAGCAGCTCGCGGTCCATCGTGTGCCGGTGGGACAGCCACACGTTGTGCAGCGCCCAGGTCAGGTTGCCGACCTCCGGCGTCGGCGTGTCCTGCCCCGGGACGCCGACCGGGAACCCGCTGGTGGCGTTCGAGACGCCGTTGAGCAGGGTCATGTCGGTCGTGCGCGGGATGCCCGCCGAGTCGGCCTGGTACGGCTGCGCGACCTGGCTCGTCAGGTTCGCCCGGTATTTGCCGAGCGCGTGGCTGACGGCGTCCAGCTCCAGGTGGTTCGAGCCGTGGATCAGCCAGTACTCGAGCTGGACGTTGAGGTTCCACCACGTGGCCGGCCACGGCGTGTTCTCCAGCCACGGCCCGGACGTCGCCATCACCGGCGCCTCGCGCCGGGCCGCCGACGCGACCTTGTACAGCTGGATCCAGTAGAAGCTCTGCAGCCGGGTGTCCGGGATGGACACGAAGCTGCGGCGGTAGTAGGCGTGCCACCAGCGCCGGTGGTCCTGGGTCAGCTCGGGGAACGCGGGCGCGCGGCGGACCGTGCCGAGCGCTCGCGCCACCGACGTCTTCTCCGGGTGCGACCACGCGACCGACGTGTACAGCGTGCGCGTGCCGCCGCGCGGCACCTCCCGCCAAGCGGTCACGTGCTCGCCGCCGGCCAGCAGCGGCTGGACGGCCAGCCGGGCGTCGCCGCTGGTCGTCAGGTTCACCGGCGGGTTCGCGGTGTAGCCGGCCGGCGGCGGCTTGTTCCACACCGGATCGGCGCGCGGGCTGACCGCCACCGCCGGGTGGAACACCCACTTGAAGCCGCGTTCTCCCTCACTGGGCCGGACTTCGACCGCGAGCAGCGACTGTCCGGTGTGGACGATCGCGCGCAGGCTCAGGCTGCCCGCCGCGGTGGTGATCGTGCCGGTCAGCTCGGCGTTCCACAGGTCCAGCCGCCAGTCGAGCGCGGTGATCGCGCCGACGGGCTCCAGCGTGAAGTACCCGATCGGCAGGCGGGCCAGGCCGAACAGCGAGCCGAACTCCGGCCGGTGGTCCTGCACCTGGCTGTGCTGGACGGTGAGGCGGATCGCGTTCTGCCCCGGTTCGGCGTAGCTGCCCGAGCCGAGGAACCCGTTGCCCAGGAACGGGCCCTCGTACCAGGTCTTCGGCAGCCGCCGCCAGTGCAGGTCGGCGGTGGCCAGGAACTCCGCCCAGCCGAAGTCGTCGCCGCCCGGTGCCGCCGCCGCGGCCGCGGGGGCCAAGCCGGCGGCGGCCAGCCCGGCGAGCGCGCCGCCGAGCACGGTTCTGCGGGTGATGTCCATTCCGGCCTCCTCGTCGAAGCGGGATGTCAGCCCGGCAGGCCCCACGCGGGTGCCGCACCGAGCGCGGGAACGTCTCGCGGCCCGAAGTCCGGCCGCGTGCCCCGGGGTGTGACGACGGCGGTGCCGCCGCGCCGCAGGCCGATCGAGATCCGGCCCGGGCCGGTGGCGCGCCACGGCAGGTGCCTGCCGTGCTCGTCGCGGACGTCGACGTCCCCGGCGATGCCGTGCTGGAGGACCAGGGGTTCGCCGGCTTCGCTGCGCACGCGGACGAACTCCGTCGTGCCCGCGCGGCGGGAGGCGTCCACGAGGAACGCGCCCTCCGCGCGCAGCCCGGAGATCGAGGCGTCCCGCCAGGTCGCCGACACCGACGGGAAGACCTTGAGCACGCCCCCGGACCCCTGCAGCACCATGTCCACCAGGGACTGCGCGGCCGTGATCGGGCTTTCGATGGCGAAGTTCGAGCCCTCGCGGTACATCGTGTTCGCGGTCAGCTCGGTGTCGGCGACGATGTTGCGGTCGAGGAAGAACTTCAGGTACCGCAACGCTTCCTCGGGTGAGTCCATCACGGACTTCATCGAGGACGCGGCCGCGTAGCTGTAGCCGTGCCAGGCGGACTGGTCGGCGGCCCAGTGGTCGAAGGTGCGGGTCATGAGGTCGCGATCGGCGGGGTTGTCCCAGACCTTCTCCCGCAGCGGGTACAGCCACAGCAGGTGCGAGAAGTGCCGGTGCGACGCGGCCAGCGGCACGCCGTCGCCGATCAGCACGCCGTTCGCCGGATCTTCGTGGTACGGCACGAGTTTCGCGCCGATCTCCTGCCAGATCGGCACGCGCGGTTCGTCCAGGCGCAGGATCCGGGCCGTGTCGACGAGGGTGCGGGCCGCCCACCGGATCAGCGACAGGTCGTAGGTGCAGTCGGGGGCGTCGGCGTACTCCGGCGACCGGGTCAGCGGCAGGTGCAGGGCGCCGTCGGGACCGGTGACCAGGAAGTGGCGGTAGAAGTTCAGCGCCTTCGCCAGCGTCGGGTACAGGACGTCGCGCAGCACACCCCGGTCCAGGTGGTGCCGGTAGGCCAGCCAGACGTTGTGCAGGCCCCACAACAGGTTCCCGGTCTGGTCGGTCTTGGACGTCGTCCCGGGGACGCCGACCGAGCGCGTGCCGCCGGGACGCAGGCGCCAGTCCCCCGGGTGCGAGAGCGCATAGGTGTCTCCGTCGCGGTACGCGGGCGGCACGGACGCCTCGAGGTTCGCGTGGTCGCGCCGGAAGGTCTCGGTGACGGCGTCGAGTTCCGGGTGGTTGCTGCTGTTGACGATCGGGTAGGTGACCTGGACGTTGAGGTTCCACCAGACCGCGGTCCAGCTGTTGCCGACCTCGGGGAACCACGGGCCCCATTCCGAGACAACAGGCCCGTCCGCGCGCGTGGCGGCCGCGATCTTGTACAGCTGGATCCAGTAGAACCGCTGCACCTGCTTGTCCGGCACCGAAACGAAGCTGCGGCGGTGGTAGTCGTTCCACCAGTGGCGGTGGCGCGCGAGGAGGAAGTCCGGGTTCAGGGCAAGCGCCTTCCGGACGCTTTCGAGCGCGGTCGCCGTGTGCGTGGTGCCGGGGAAGCTGTAGGCGACGGTCGCGGCGAGGAGCCGGCGGGCCCCGATCGCGCGTTCCCGCCACGCCGTCGTGTACCCGCCCCCGGCGAGCATCGGCTGCGCGCAGTACCCGGCCGCGAGCTCGGGCGCGGGGTTCGCGACGTACTCGGGCGGCTTGCGGACGGTCCGGGTCGTCGCGGACTCCAGCGGCTGGAACGCCCACGCCGCACCGGCTTCGCCCGCGCTCGGCGTCATCGAGACGAGCAGCACGCCGAGGTCGTTGTGCACGACCGCGGAGAAGGCGACCGAGCCCTGCGTCGTGGTGATGGTGCCGCCCAGCTCGGCGTTGTAGAGGTCGAGCGTCCAGTCGACGGCGGTGATCGCGCCGGCGAAGGTGAGCGTGAGGTAGCCGATCGGCAGCCGGGACAGCCCGATGCCGGCCTCCCACTGGATCCGCTGGTCCTGCACCTGGGTGTGGCTCAGCATCACCTTGAGCACCTGCGGCGCCTTGCCGGCGTAGACCTGCGCGCCGAGGTAGCCGTTGGCCAGGAACGGGCCCTCCTGCCAGTTCTTCGGCAGCCGCTTCCAGATCATGCGCGCGTCCGCGGCGACGTCGCGGTGCGGGTTCGCCGCGGCCAGCGCGGGCGGCGCCGCCCGGGACCACAGGCCGCCGAAGGCAGCGGCCCCGGCCGCGACCGAGGCAGCGCGGAGCACCGTCCGCCGGGACACTGAGTCCATGAAGCATCCTCCGAATTCATACTACGTTTCGGTGAGTTCAAGCGGCGGCGTGCGGCCATACTTGCAGAGGGGTTCCCAAAACGCCAGAGCGGTTCACCCGGAAAGCGGCAGAGACATCCGATGAATACCGGCGGCGGGAACTCTGGACCCGACCCGAGCGTCTAGCCGGTATGGCCTTCCTCCGGTGGCCCGCGCCGGTGCCGCCGGCGGACGCGTTCGCCCGGCTGGGCCTCGTCACGGACGCCATCGCCGAGCTCTACGCGAAGCTGTCCGGACCGGCGGTCAAGGCGTTCGGCACGCTGCCGCCCCTGCCCCCGGAGCGCGACCCCCACATCGGAGCCCAGTGGATCGCCGCGGCGATGACCCGCCACCTCGGCATCGGCGACGCCCGGGTGATCGTCGGCTTCAACGCGCTCGGCGGGCACGTCGGCGAGGTCGAACTGGGGCCGGGCCCGGAGTACTTCGTCACCCTCGGCACGCGCTACCAGGACGACCCGCGCGACATCCCGGCGGTGCTGGCGCACGAGGTGACGCACGTCTTCCTGCACCGCCACGGGCTCCGCCACGCCGACCTGACCCGCCACGAGATCCTCACCGACACGGCGACGCTCTACCTCGGCCTCGGGTGGCCGATGCTGGCCGCGTACCGCGTCGACGTCACGCAGGGCCGGTACACCCGCCGCCGGACGACGTCCCGGGTCGGCTACCTGTCCCCGCCGGAGATGGGCTACGTGCTGGCGAAGCGGGCCCTGGCGTTCGGCGAGGAGGTCCGCTCGTTCACCGGCGCCGCGGCGGAGGCGTACCGGCTCGGCCACGACCGGGCGCTGGCGGACTACGCGCGTCCCCCGCTGTCCGGCGCGAGCCGCGCGGCCCGCGCGCGGTACCGGCGGGACCGCGAGCTGAGCCGATCGACCGCCGACTACCACTTCGCCGGCGGCAAGGTCGCGTTCGCCTGCCCCGCCTGCGGTCACGGCACCCGGCTGCCCGCCGGGCGCTCGGTGCGGGCCCGCTGCGCGGCCTGCCGCTCGGTCTTCGCCTGCGAGACCTAAAGCGGCGGGAGCGCGGTCGAATCCAGCCAGCGGGTGAAGAACACCGTCAGCGAGCGGCCCGCGTACGCCTCCGCCGTCGTCACGAACTGGGCCGTCGTGACCAGGCCGTGCCGGTGCTCGGCCGCCCACGCCTTCAGCAGCGCGAAGAACGCCGGGTCGCCGATCTCCGCGCGGAGGGCGTGCAGGGTCAGGCCGCCGCGCTTGTAGACACGCTCGTCGAACATCCGGGCCACGCCCGGGTCGGCGATGCGGACGTCGGCCGGCTTCGCCTTGAGGCGGGCGTGCCAGTCGCGGGCCAGTGCCTGGGCGGACGGGCCGCCGGACTCCTCCGACCACAGCCACTCGGCGTAGGTCGCGAACCCCTCGTTCAGCCAGATGTGCCGCCAGTCCGCCACGGTCAGGCTGTTGCCGAACCACTGGTGGGACAGCTCGTGCACCACGAGCCGCTCGTACGTGCGGCGACCGTCGACGTGGTTGGCGCCGAAGATCGACATGCCCTGCGCCTCGATCGGGTCGTCGAGGTCGTCGTCGGTGACGACGATGACGTACTCGGCGAAGGGGTACGGGCCGAACAGCCGCTGCAGGAACTCCATCATCCGGCCCTGCCGCCCGAAGTCGCGGTCGAACGCCCGGCGCAGCCGCGGCGGCACGGCGGCCCGCTGCGGCACGGTCTCGAAGACCGTCTCGACCTGCCCGCTCGCGCGCCCGAAGCCGAGGCTCAGCCGGCGCAGGCCCACGCCCGTGTGCGGGAACCAGCCGCGGCCGGTCAGCTCGACGTCGTCGTAGCGGCCGATCTGCACGCTCATCAGGTACGTCGCCGTCGGCTCCGGCCGGTCGAACACCCACTTCGTCGTGCTGGCCGACGTGGTCCGCTCGACGAGGGTGCCGGTGACCGCGACCAGGTACGGCGACGCCGTCGTCACGCTCACCCGGTACGACGCCTTGTCCGACGGGTGGTCGTTGCACGGGAACCAGGACGGCGCCCCGACCGGCTGGCTCGCCACCAGCGCGCCGTCGGTCAGCTCGTCCCAGCCGACGTCACCCCAGCGGCTGCCCACCGGGCGCGGGTTGCCGACGTAGTGGACCTCGACGGTGAACGCGGCACCCGCCGCGATCGACTTCGCCGGCTTGACGTGCAGCTTCGCGCCGCGCTTCAGGTACTTCGCGGGCTTCCCGTCGACCAGCACGCGGTTGATCCGGAACTCGCCGAAGTCGAAGCTGGCGCGGGAAAGCGCCTGCGTCGCCTCGGCGGTGATCACGGCCGAAGCCGACAGCCGGTTCGGCGCGACCTTGTAGTCGAGCGTGAGGTCGTAGTGCCGGACCCGGTAGCCGCCGTTGCCGTGGGCGGGGAGGTAGGGGTCCCCCGAGGTGTCCGCCCCGGGTGCCGGTGCCGGAGCCTTCGAAATCACCCGTGCCGAACCTTTCCTCGTACCGACGTACCAAACCAGGCTCGCACGGACGGGTGAGTCCGGCGAGCCAGGTGGGTACTTCGTGACCTTCTACTTACCCGTCCACGCGGAGATCGGGTTGCCGAGCCAGCGCGTGTCGGCCGGCACCTCGTCGCCGCGGGTCACCAGTGAGCCCGGGCCGACCGTGGTGCGCGCGCCGATGCCCGCGCCCGGCAGCACGATGCCGTGCGGGCCGAGCGTCGCGCCTTCGCCGAGCGCGACCCGCGACATGCTCATGATCCGGTCGTGGAACAGGTGCGTCTGCACGACGCAGCCGCGGTTGATGGTCGCGCCGTCGCCCAGCTCGACGAGGTCGGCCTCGGGCAGCCAGTACGTCTCGAGCCAGACACCGCGGCCGATCTTGACGCCCATCGTGCGCAGCCAGGCGGCCAGCAGCGGGGTGCCGCCGATCGAGCCGATCAGCCACGGCACCGCGAGCGCCTCGACGAAGGTGTCGGCCAGCTCGTTGCGCCAGACGAAGGAGCTCCACAACGGGTGGTCGATCTCGCGGAACTTCCCGACCAGCAGCCACTTCATCACGGTCGCGGTCAGCGCCGCGACGACGCCCGCGGCCAGCAGGGCGGGCCCGGCCAGCAGCAGCGCGATCCCGAAGCCGAACGCGGAAGCGGCCCACAGCAGCCCGAAGGCGACCGAGACGGTCAGCGCGACGCCGCACATGACCGGGATGATCCGGCACAGCTCGACCAGCGCCCGCGCCGCCTTGAGGTGCAGCGCCGGGGTGTAGGTGCGGCTCGTGTCGGCGTCGCCGATCGCGCGGCGGACCGGCAGCGGCGGCATGCCGAGGTACGACGAGCCCTTCTTCGCCTTCAGCGGCGTCGAAGACAAAACGCCGACGAGTCCGCGCTTCGGCACCGAACGGCCGGGCGCGGTCATCCCCGAGTTGCCGAGGAAGGCCTGCTTGCCGATCCGCGCCGGGGCAACGTGCAGCCAGCCGTGGCCGAGCTCGTAGGTGGCGACCATGGTGTCGTCGGCCAGGAACGCGCCGCTGTCGACCTTGGTCATCTTCGGCAGCGCCAGCACGGTCGACGCCTCGACGTTGCGGCCCACCTTCGCGCCGAGCAGCCGCAGCCACACCGGCGTGAACAGGCTGGCGTACAACGGGAACAGGCCTTCGCGGGCCATGCTCATCAGCCGTTCGGTGGCCCAGACCTGCCACGCGACGCGGCCGTGCACCGGGTGGTAGCCCTCGACCATGCCGATGCTCAACGACCGGACGCCGGCGAGCACGAGCAGCATGTACGCGGCGAAGTACGCGATCGTCGCGACCGGGACGAAGACCAGTGCCCGGGTGAACGCGTCGAGCAGCGTCGGCGCGCCGGAAATCGCGTAGCCGAGCACGGCGGCACCGGCGAGCGCGGCGATCCCGGGCAGGAAGCCGAGGACCAGTGAGGTCGCGCCGTAGACGGTGGCCCAGAAGTGCGAGCGCGGCGGGCGGCTCGACGGCCACTTCAGCGCGTCGCGCTCGTCCTTGGCCACGCGCGCGGCCGGCGAACCCGCCCAGCGCTGCCCGGCCGGGACGGCGCCGCGGACGGTCGATCCGGCCGCGATCTCCGCGCCCTTGCCGATCCGGACGCCGGGGAACAGCGTGCTGCGCGCGCCGATGCGGGCTTCCGCGCCGACGCGGACCTTGCCGATGTGCACGACGTCGCCGTCGACCCAGTGCCCGGACAGGTCGACCTCGGGCTCGATCGCCGCGCCGCGCCCCAGCTTCAGGAACCCGGTGACCGGCGGCGGCGAGTGCAGGTCGACGTCCTTGCCGATCCGCGCGCCGAGCGCCTTCGCGTACGTCGTCATCCAGGACGCGCCGGCGACGCTGTCCGCGCCGGAGAACTCGGCGAGCTTCTCGGCCGTCCACAGTCGCAAGTGGACACTCCCGCCGCGCGGGTACGTACCCGGGCGGACCCCGGACAGCAGCACGCGCGCGCCACCGGCGGCGATCGCGATCCGGCCGGCGGGGCTGAACAGCACCACCCAGGCCAGGCCGAGCCACGCCCAGTTCAGCGTCGGCGCCCAGGCGAACCCGAGCAGGGACAGGACGTTCGACAGCGCGGCGGCGAGCGTCGCCCAGCGCAGGCCGACGAGGCCCATCAGCGGGACCGTCAGCAGCGTCTGGACGACCCCGGCGCGCCGCGGCGTCGGCGCGATGTCCCGGCGCTCGGTGGCCTGGCCGCTCAGCGCGTCCAGCACCGCGGCCAGCGCGCCCAGCTTCGGGTGGGCGTAGATGTCGGCGACCGACACCTGCGGGTGCCGGGTGCGGATGCGCGCGACGACCTGGGCGGCGGTCAGGCTGCCGCCGCCGTGGGTGAAGAAGTCGGCCTTCGGGTCGTCGACCGACACGCCGAGGATCTCGGCCCAGCCTTCGGCGAGCCACGTCTCGGTCGGCGACAGCCCGGTGGCGTCCACAGTGGACAGCGGCCACGGGAGCGCGTTCCGGTCGACCTTGCCGGAGGTGCGGGTCGGCAGGTCCTCGACGACGGCGAGCAGCGGCACCAGCGCGGCGGGCAGCTGCTCGCGCAGCCGGGTCGCGGCGTCGTCCTGGTTGAACGGGACGCCCGCGGCGGGCACGACGTACCCGACGAGCACCTGGTTGCCCGCCTTGGTGCGGCGGATCGCGGCGGCCGCGCCCTGCACGCCCGGCAGGGCCTGCAGCGCGGCGTCGACCTCGCCCAGCTCGATGCGGCGGCCGCCGAGCTTGACCTGCTCGTCGAGGCGGCCGAGGAACAGCAGGCCTTCGGCTTCCGCGCGGACCATGTCGCCGGAGCGGTAGGCGCGCTGCCAGCCCAGCGACGGCAGCGGCGCGAACTTCTCGGCGTCCTTGTCCGCGTCGAGGTAGCGGGCCAGCCCGGCACCGCCGATGACCAGCTCGCCGGTCTCGCCCATGGCGACCGGCAGGCCCTCGTCGTTGACGACGGCGAGCTGCCAGCCGGACAGCGGCAGGCCGATCCGCACCGGGCCCTCGCCGGTCAGCTGCGCGGCGCAGGCGACGACGGTGGCCTCGGTCGGGCCGTAGGTGTTCCAGACTTCGCGGCCTTCGACGGCGACGCGCTCGGCCAGCTCCGGCGGGCACGCTTCGCCGCCGAAGATGAGCAGGCGGACGTCTTCGAGCGCGTCGGCGGGCCACAGCGCGGCCAGCGTCGGCACGGTCGAGACGACGGTGATCCGCTGCGCGACCAGCCACGGGCCGAGGTCGACGCCGGTGCGGACCAGCGCGCGCGGCGCCGGCACCAGGCAGGCGCCGTGGCGCCAGGCCAGCCACATCTCTTCGCAGGAGGCGTCGAAGGCGACGCTCAGGCCGGCCAGGACGCGGTCGCCGGGGCCGATCGGCTCGTCGGTGAGGAACAGCTCGGCCTCGGCGTCGACGAACGCGGCGGCGGAGGCGTGCGTGACCGCGACGCCCTTGGGCTTGCCGGTGGAGCCGGAGGTGAAGATGATCCACGCGTCGTCGGCCGGGCCGGGGGCACCGGTGCGCCCGCCCGGCGTGCTGTGGACGTTGATCTTGCCGTCGGTCGCGACCGCCGCGACCTGAGCTTCTTCGAAGACCAGCTCGGCGCGCTCGTCCGGGTCGTCCGCGTCGACCGGCACGTAGGCGGCGCCGACGGACAGGGTGGCGAGGATCGCGATGTACAGCTCGGCGGTACCGGAGGAGATGCGGATGCCGACGCGGTCGCCGAGGCCGACGCCATAGCCGCGCAGCCGGCGGCCGTAGGCGTCGATCTCCTCGAGCAGGCGCCGGTAGGTGAGGGTGGTGCTGCCGTCGTCGATCGCGGCGGCGTTGGGGTGGCGCTCGGCGGTGGCGGCGACGATGTCGAGCAGGGTGCGCTCGCTGGCGCCGAGGCCGGACCAGAACAGCGCCCGGTCGGCGACCGGGGCCGGCGACGGCGCGTGCGTCACCTCGGCGACGCACGCGAGCGGCGCGGTGATTTCCGCCGCCGATTCGGCGGGTTCGATCGTGACGGTCATCGAGCGTCCACCTCGACCGCGACGAAGACGTGCAGGGACGAACCATGGGCGCGCAAGCCCACCACTCACCTCTCGGGAGCCTCAACCGGGCTCGCTCTCCGGTTGAGGCGCCCGCAACGACCTTTCACCATACCCGCGGATTGCGAAAAGGTGTCCACAGGGTCACGAGGGAGTGTCGGACCTCACGCGGGCCCGACACGTGGGGAAATCACCGCGTCCGCGCGGCCTTCCCGCCGATCTTCGGCTTCGCCTTCTTCTCCCGGACGCGGACATTCACCCGAACGGGACTGCCGGTGAAACCGAACTGCTCGCGGAACTTGCGCTCGATGAACCGGCGGTAGCCCGCCTCGAGGAAGCCGGTGGTGAACAGCACCAGCGTCGGCGGCCGGATGCCGGCCTGCGTCGCGAAGAGCACCTTCGGCTGCTTGCCCGAGCGGACCGGCGGCGGGGTGGCCGCGATCAGGTCGGACAGCCAGGCGTTGAGCTGGCCGGTCGGCACCCGCTGGTCCCACGACTTCAGCGCGGTCCGCAGCGCCGGCGCCAGCTTGCGCACCGAGCGGCCGGTCAGCGCGGAGATGTTGACCTTCTCCGCCCACGGCACGCGGACCAGGCCGCGGTCCAGCTCGCGGACCATCGCGTGCCGGCGGTCCTCGTCGACCAGGTCCCACTTGTTGAACGCCAGCACGCAGGCGCGCCCGGCCTCGACGACCATGGTCAGCACCCGCAGGTCCTGCTCCGAAAGCGGCTCGGCCGCGTCGAGCAGCACGATCGCGACCTCGGCCGCGTCGATCGCGGTCTTGGTGCGCAGCGAGGCGTAGTACTCGGCGCCGGCCGCGAAGTTGACGCGCTTGCGCAGGCCCGCGGTGTCGACGAACCGCCAGGTCTCGCCGTCCAGCTCGACCAGCGAGTCGACCGGGTCGACGGTGGTGCCGGCGACCGAGTCGACGACCGAGCGCTCCTCGCCGGAGAGCTTGTTGAGCAGGCTCGACTTGCCGACGTTCGGCTTGCCGACCAGCGCGACGCGCCGCGGACCCGACGTCACGGCGCCGCCTTCGCGCGGCGATTCGGGCAGGGCCTTGAGGATGGCGTCGAGCAGGTCGCCGGAGCTGCGGCCGTGCAGCGCGCTGACCGGGTGCGGCTCGCCGAGGCCGAGCGACCACAGCGAAGCGGTGTCCGCGAGCAGCCGGTCGTCGTCGACCTTGTTCGCGGCCAGCAGCACCGGCTTCTTCGAGCGGCGAAGCACCTTGGAGACGGCTTCGTCGGTGGCGGTGGCGCCGACCGTGGCGTCGATCACCAGCAGCACGGCGTCCGCGGTCTGCATGGCCAGCTCGGCCTGTGCGGCGACGGAGGCCTGCAGGCCGGTCGCGTCCGGCTCCCAGCCGCCCGTGTCGACCAGGGTGAACTTGCGGCCACCCCAGTAGGCGTCGTAGGCGACGCGGTCGCGGGTCACGCCCGGCACGTCCTGCACGACGGCTTCACGACGGCCGAGGATGCGGTTGACCAGCGTCGACTTGCCCACGTTCGGACGGCCGACGACCGCGAGCACCGGCTGCGCGAGCGCGGCCTCCTCGGCCAGCTCGGCCGCCTCGATCTGCGCGTCGAGCGCGGCGAACTCGGTCTCGTCCGACCAGGTGCCGTCGATCTCGCCGACGCTGTCCAACTCTTCCATCACTGACCCAATTTCCCTTATGGCGAGCCGAATCCGTTTTCGGAACGCCAATCGTCCAAAGTCTTCACGAGCGCCGCGAGCTCACCGCGCAGCTCTTCGGTGCCCTGGTCGAGCCCGGTCTTCCCGGGTCCGACCTTCGGCGTGAACGGCTCCCCCACGAGGATGTCCACGCGCGGGCGCCAGCGCCGCTTGCCGTCGGCCGGCTTGCGCGTGCCCCGCGTCGCGACCGGGAGCACGGTCGCGCCGGAGGCCCGGACCAGCCAGGCCGCGCCGCGTTCGGCCGCGCCGACGTCCCCGGCGCCGCGGGTGCCCTCGGGGAAGATCCCGACGACGCCGCCGCCCTTGAGCACGCCGACCGCGGTCATCAGCGGTTTGCGGTCGATCTCGCCGCGCTTGAGCGGGATCTGCCCGATCGCCAGCATGAACTTGCCGACGATGCCGCCGAACATCTCGGCTTTGACCAGGAACGCCGAACGCCGCGGCAGCATTCCGAAGATCAGCTGCGGTTCGACCATCGAGCTGTGGTTCGCGATCACGAGCACCGGC is a window from the Amycolatopsis sp. cg9 genome containing:
- a CDS encoding Pls/PosA family non-ribosomal peptide synthetase, encoding MTVTIEPAESAAEITAPLACVAEVTHAPSPAPVADRALFWSGLGASERTLLDIVAATAERHPNAAAIDDGSTTLTYRRLLEEIDAYGRRLRGYGVGLGDRVGIRISSGTAELYIAILATLSVGAAYVPVDADDPDERAELVFEEAQVAAVATDGKINVHSTPGGRTGAPGPADDAWIIFTSGSTGKPKGVAVTHASAAAFVDAEAELFLTDEPIGPGDRVLAGLSVAFDASCEEMWLAWRHGACLVPAPRALVRTGVDLGPWLVAQRITVVSTVPTLAALWPADALEDVRLLIFGGEACPPELAERVAVEGREVWNTYGPTEATVVACAAQLTGEGPVRIGLPLSGWQLAVVNDEGLPVAMGETGELVIGGAGLARYLDADKDAEKFAPLPSLGWQRAYRSGDMVRAEAEGLLFLGRLDEQVKLGGRRIELGEVDAALQALPGVQGAAAAIRRTKAGNQVLVGYVVPAAGVPFNQDDAATRLREQLPAALVPLLAVVEDLPTRTSGKVDRNALPWPLSTVDATGLSPTETWLAEGWAEILGVSVDDPKADFFTHGGGSLTAAQVVARIRTRHPQVSVADIYAHPKLGALAAVLDALSGQATERRDIAPTPRRAGVVQTLLTVPLMGLVGLRWATLAAALSNVLSLLGFAWAPTLNWAWLGLAWVVLFSPAGRIAIAAGGARVLLSGVRPGTYPRGGSVHLRLWTAEKLAEFSGADSVAGASWMTTYAKALGARIGKDVDLHSPPPVTGFLKLGRGAAIEPEVDLSGHWVDGDVVHIGKVRVGAEARIGARSTLFPGVRIGKGAEIAAGSTVRGAVPAGQRWAGSPAARVAKDERDALKWPSSRPPRSHFWATVYGATSLVLGFLPGIAALAGAAVLGYAISGAPTLLDAFTRALVFVPVATIAYFAAYMLLVLAGVRSLSIGMVEGYHPVHGRVAWQVWATERLMSMAREGLFPLYASLFTPVWLRLLGAKVGRNVEASTVLALPKMTKVDSGAFLADDTMVATYELGHGWLHVAPARIGKQAFLGNSGMTAPGRSVPKRGLVGVLSSTPLKAKKGSSYLGMPPLPVRRAIGDADTSRTYTPALHLKAARALVELCRIIPVMCGVALTVSVAFGLLWAASAFGFGIALLLAGPALLAAGVVAALTATVMKWLLVGKFREIDHPLWSSFVWRNELADTFVEALAVPWLIGSIGGTPLLAAWLRTMGVKIGRGVWLETYWLPEADLVELGDGATINRGCVVQTHLFHDRIMSMSRVALGEGATLGPHGIVLPGAGIGARTTVGPGSLVTRGDEVPADTRWLGNPISAWTGK
- the der gene encoding ribosome biogenesis GTPase Der, with amino-acid sequence MEELDSVGEIDGTWSDETEFAALDAQIEAAELAEEAALAQPVLAVVGRPNVGKSTLVNRILGRREAVVQDVPGVTRDRVAYDAYWGGRKFTLVDTGGWEPDATGLQASVAAQAELAMQTADAVLLVIDATVGATATDEAVSKVLRRSKKPVLLAANKVDDDRLLADTASLWSLGLGEPHPVSALHGRSSGDLLDAILKALPESPREGGAVTSGPRRVALVGKPNVGKSSLLNKLSGEERSVVDSVAGTTVDPVDSLVELDGETWRFVDTAGLRKRVNFAAGAEYYASLRTKTAIDAAEVAIVLLDAAEPLSEQDLRVLTMVVEAGRACVLAFNKWDLVDEDRRHAMVRELDRGLVRVPWAEKVNISALTGRSVRKLAPALRTALKSWDQRVPTGQLNAWLSDLIAATPPPVRSGKQPKVLFATQAGIRPPTLVLFTTGFLEAGYRRFIERKFREQFGFTGSPVRVNVRVREKKAKPKIGGKAARTR
- a CDS encoding lysophospholipid acyltransferase family protein, which produces MSADGLPEGSVAWLHEAGRVFARYHLRSAFRVRVHGRERMPATGPVLVIANHSSMVEPQLIFGMLPRRSAFLVKAEMFGGIVGKFMLAIGQIPLKRGEIDRKPLMTAVGVLKGGGVVGIFPEGTRGAGDVGAAERGAAWLVRASGATVLPVATRGTRKPADGKRRWRPRVDILVGEPFTPKVGPGKTGLDQGTEELRGELAALVKTLDDWRSENGFGSP